The sequence below is a genomic window from Anaerocolumna chitinilytica.
TCACCCGTATTTACTATGTATAAAACCGTTTATCTGGGATATGACTACCAGGTACAACTAGCAAATGTTGATGGCAAGGTAAGTTACAGTTCATCTAATAAAAAAGTAGCTAGTGTCAATAAGTCCGGTGTTATTACATCGGTGAACTATGGTAATGCTGTTATCTCATGCACAGTGAAAGGGAAAACGAATTATACATACAAAGTAATTGTTACAGTTGCAGATGGTAAAGGTAAACCAACACTGAATTTTATTGCACAAGAACTACAAACTTCCAGCGACAGTCCAGTACTTATGATGTATAAGCAGCTGAAAAAGGACTCAAGTACAAAGCTTGATATCAGTGGTTTAAGTAAAAATGCTCGTATTACTTATGTGAATACCGATTCAAATATAGCTTACATTTCGAAGTATGGTACAATAACAGGTCTTAAGAAAGGAAATACCGATATACTGGCCATTGTTGACCAAGAAGGTCGTAGCTACATTTATTATATCAAAGTCAGAGTAGATGATGGCACAGCGGATCCGGAGTACTGGACATATCTAACAGCTGCTTAGGGTGGATATTTTGAGTAAGAAGGTATCCGGAAGAAAGTAGGTGGCGAATTGTTTTCAGTAAATGGATTGAAAGATACAATATCGAATATTTTTAATTTCGGTTTCGAAGGTTTTATTTCACACCTTCTGAATGAAGCTCTAAAAGCATTTGATACAAGTTTAATAAATATAGCAGACATTTCATTTAATGCAGAAAAGTATATGACCAGTTATCTTGGCATGAACTTGAACTCATTATTTACAGTAATTCGGTTATTTGGCTTATATTTTATTGTGTTGAAAGCTTTAAAAAAGGGTTTTGATGTATATATTTTATGGACGGATGGGGATTCAGAAATGGATCCCTTTATTCTATTCACAGGCTTTTTTAAAGCAATTGCACTGGCCGTTAGCTTCAATAGCTTGTATGGGTTTGCTGTAGATATCATTGTGGATTTTATGAATCAAATTTTAGGATCTATAAATAATGTTGATCTAAATAACATCTCCCTGACTTCTGTATTGCACCAGTATCTGCTAAATGGAATTATTATGATGATCTTTGCCGTAGTGTATATTATTTGCTACATCATACTATATTTGCAGTTTATAAAGCATGGGCTTGAAATTTTTGTATTAAAGCTTGGCGTTCCCCTGGCATGTGTCGGTCTAATGGACAGTGATGGGGGAGTATATAAAGCGTACCTCAAAAAGTTTTCTCAAGAGTTCCTTACAGTGCTATTACAGACTTTTATGTTGAAATTGTCCCTTGCATTGATGATAAACGGCCATTATATGTTTGGAATGGCAGCCATCATGTTATCATTAAAAGCTCCGCAGTTCCTGAACGAATTTGTTATGGCATATTCCGGTGGGCCGGGTGTTGTTCAGAGAGCCACATCGACGGCCTATACCGCTAATATGATAAGAAGTTTTGTAAAGTAAAGGAGTCTGAATGAGAACATTACTGAATGCAATAGAGTTCTTGATTATATTGGCTGATGGTGGTGCTGCACTCCGGATCCTTTATTGCCTTTTGAGGTTAATGGGAAGCCCAGATGAGAAAGAGTCCTATGTAAAAAAGATCTTACATGTCCTTATCTATGCAGCATTTGCTAATAGCAGTTTGGCTTTGATGATTCTGACAGAATCGTATTTTCTTTGAAAGAGAGGTGAAAATGATG
It includes:
- a CDS encoding conjugal transfer protein TrbL family protein; the protein is MFSVNGLKDTISNIFNFGFEGFISHLLNEALKAFDTSLINIADISFNAEKYMTSYLGMNLNSLFTVIRLFGLYFIVLKALKKGFDVYILWTDGDSEMDPFILFTGFFKAIALAVSFNSLYGFAVDIIVDFMNQILGSINNVDLNNISLTSVLHQYLLNGIIMMIFAVVYIICYIILYLQFIKHGLEIFVLKLGVPLACVGLMDSDGGVYKAYLKKFSQEFLTVLLQTFMLKLSLALMINGHYMFGMAAIMLSLKAPQFLNEFVMAYSGGPGVVQRATSTAYTANMIRSFVK